One part of the Pirellulales bacterium genome encodes these proteins:
- a CDS encoding adenylate/guanylate cyclase domain-containing protein, with product MADLVAQGPELHQRWRRLLPLDASVVVGRQARGWSASWDDRISREHARLHWNGKQLSVERLASAANPVFFQGRAASQFQVLPGEHWVIGNTTFTLSCDRVYVTLDAPLPTREQTFSAAELGRIAFRNAQERLELLGRLPDLIQNAVTDNELFLRVVSLLLSGIPLADAAALVEIDSNGSAAPARILHWDRHRLAGIDFQPSQRLIQAAVGQGQTVLHTWHGSSPAEEFTGIESIDWSFCTPLPGKACAGWALYVAGRFGSSTPGSGGYSDPSDLRDDIKFTELAAATLSSLRELRRFGRQQAGLSQFFSPLVLEALSADDPETILSPQEAEVTVLFCDLRGFSKTSEQSAGDLFGLLNRVSKALGVMTHQILDHAGVVGDFQGDAAMGFWGWPLAVDDGPQRAALAALGIRAQFGVAATQAEHPLFGFQVGIGIATGRAVAGKIGTADHVKVTVFGPVANLAARLESMTRTFHAPILIDGKTAEAVRRHLATDVARCRKVAVVRPYGFESAVAVNELLPPEQEYPLLSDQHIRDYECALEAFSAGNWPGAFELLHKVPADDRVKDFLTVFIAGRHRTPPPGWDGVISLDAK from the coding sequence ATGGCTGACCTCGTCGCACAAGGACCAGAATTGCATCAGCGCTGGCGAAGATTGCTGCCGCTGGACGCCTCGGTCGTCGTGGGTCGCCAGGCTCGTGGATGGTCAGCGTCTTGGGACGACCGAATATCTCGCGAGCATGCGCGGCTGCATTGGAATGGCAAACAGCTTTCGGTCGAGCGATTGGCCTCGGCCGCAAATCCTGTTTTCTTTCAGGGTCGGGCGGCTTCGCAATTCCAAGTGCTTCCGGGCGAACATTGGGTGATCGGCAACACTACTTTTACCCTGTCGTGCGATCGAGTGTATGTCACGCTCGATGCTCCGCTGCCGACTCGCGAACAAACGTTTAGCGCCGCCGAGTTGGGTCGGATTGCCTTTCGCAATGCTCAAGAGCGCTTGGAATTGCTCGGGCGGTTGCCGGATTTGATTCAAAACGCGGTGACCGACAACGAATTGTTTCTTCGCGTGGTGAGTTTACTGTTGTCCGGCATCCCGTTGGCCGATGCCGCAGCTTTGGTAGAAATCGACTCGAACGGCTCCGCCGCGCCGGCCCGAATTCTGCATTGGGACCGCCACCGATTGGCAGGAATCGACTTCCAACCCAGCCAACGGTTGATTCAAGCGGCCGTCGGGCAAGGTCAAACGGTGCTGCACACTTGGCACGGCTCCAGCCCCGCAGAAGAATTCACGGGAATCGAAAGCATCGACTGGTCGTTTTGCACTCCATTGCCAGGCAAGGCCTGCGCTGGCTGGGCGCTGTACGTGGCAGGTCGATTTGGATCCTCGACACCCGGCAGCGGCGGCTACAGCGACCCGTCCGATTTACGCGACGACATTAAATTTACCGAACTGGCGGCGGCAACGCTGAGCAGCCTCCGCGAGCTGCGCCGATTCGGACGCCAGCAGGCTGGCTTGAGTCAATTTTTTTCGCCGCTCGTGCTCGAGGCGCTGTCCGCCGATGACCCGGAAACAATCCTTTCTCCGCAAGAGGCCGAAGTGACCGTTTTGTTCTGCGACTTGCGGGGCTTCTCGAAGACCAGCGAACAATCGGCGGGCGATCTGTTCGGTTTGCTCAATCGCGTGAGCAAAGCGCTTGGTGTGATGACGCACCAGATTCTGGATCACGCGGGAGTGGTGGGCGATTTTCAGGGAGATGCGGCGATGGGCTTCTGGGGCTGGCCGCTCGCGGTCGATGACGGTCCGCAGCGGGCAGCGTTGGCCGCGCTTGGTATTCGCGCTCAATTCGGGGTGGCTGCGACACAGGCTGAACATCCGTTGTTCGGGTTTCAAGTCGGCATCGGTATTGCCACCGGTCGGGCCGTGGCGGGAAAAATCGGCACCGCCGACCATGTGAAAGTAACCGTCTTTGGGCCGGTGGCGAATCTCGCCGCTCGGTTGGAATCGATGACGCGGACATTCCACGCTCCGATTCTGATCGACGGCAAAACCGCCGAAGCGGTGCGACGACATTTGGCTACCGACGTCGCTCGCTGCCGAAAGGTCGCGGTGGTGAGACCCTACGGATTTGAATCCGCCGTCGCGGTCAACGAATTGCTACCACCCGAGCAAGAATATCCGCTTCTGAGTGATCAACATATTCGAGATTACGAATGCGCGCTTGAAGCGTTTTCCGCTGGAAACTGGCCGGGGGCGTTTGAATTGCTGCACAAAGTTCCCGCCGACGACCGGGTCAAAGATTTTCTCACGGTGTTCATTGCTGGACGCCATCGCACGCCTCCACCTGGCTGGGACGGCGTGATCTCGCTGGACGCGAAGTGA
- a CDS encoding DUF4339 domain-containing protein codes for MGIKFRCPNGHKMNVKSFLAGKKGICPKCGVGVEVPLASEGEALLSSSPAAASKVASSATEAISAEDAEVPSLGAIVGAEIENAISAVEVGNSNGKVAGRSTATMPSVIAQEPLAIWYACTQLGDRYGPVSGEVLNEWLGQGRVAAGSLVWREGWPEWRKASVVFPNLNPATALADLFPGSTPTAPVVTTPTTEQPKMDDLLADALAGATTTATTYISTSRRRSYKDKLVLMSMVLIGAAILLGVTLMLVLLNQK; via the coding sequence ATGGGCATCAAATTTCGCTGCCCCAACGGGCACAAGATGAACGTGAAGTCCTTTCTTGCCGGCAAGAAAGGCATTTGCCCCAAATGCGGCGTGGGCGTGGAGGTTCCTCTGGCAAGTGAAGGCGAAGCATTGCTATCGTCCAGCCCAGCGGCAGCATCCAAGGTGGCATCCTCGGCGACCGAAGCAATCTCAGCCGAAGACGCGGAGGTTCCTTCGCTTGGGGCCATTGTCGGCGCGGAAATCGAAAATGCAATTAGCGCAGTTGAAGTTGGCAATTCGAATGGGAAAGTCGCCGGCCGATCGACGGCCACAATGCCATCGGTGATCGCCCAAGAGCCGCTGGCTATTTGGTACGCCTGTACGCAGTTGGGTGATCGATATGGGCCGGTGAGCGGCGAGGTTTTGAACGAATGGCTGGGACAAGGTCGGGTTGCGGCTGGGTCACTCGTTTGGCGCGAAGGCTGGCCCGAATGGCGAAAAGCCTCGGTGGTCTTTCCTAATTTGAATCCGGCTACGGCTCTGGCCGACTTGTTCCCGGGATCAACACCAACTGCGCCAGTAGTTACCACGCCTACCACGGAGCAGCCTAAGATGGACGATCTATTGGCCGATGCTCTGGCTGGGGCGACTACCACGGCAACGACCTACATTTCCACGTCGCGGCGGCGATCCTACAAAGACAAGTTGGTACTGATGAGCATGGTGCTGATCGGTGCCGCAATTTTGTTGGGTGTCACTCTGATGCTGGTCCTATTGAATCAAAAGTAG
- a CDS encoding ATP-binding protein, producing the protein MADDNHWTWTHEQRLPSIRGASHAVLAELMAALQREHWSDHDIFGIHLAVEEALVNAIRHGNSSDSAKQVHVVCKLSPHQMLVEITDEGPGFNPEAVPDCTADENLERPSGRGIMLMRNYMTRVEYVDGGCRVVLEKHRGKIANDE; encoded by the coding sequence ATGGCGGACGACAATCACTGGACTTGGACCCACGAACAACGGCTTCCGAGCATCCGCGGCGCCAGCCATGCGGTTTTGGCCGAGCTAATGGCCGCGCTCCAGCGCGAACATTGGAGCGATCACGATATCTTTGGCATCCATCTGGCCGTCGAGGAGGCGCTTGTCAATGCCATCCGTCACGGCAATAGCTCCGACAGCGCAAAGCAAGTGCATGTGGTATGCAAGCTCAGCCCGCACCAGATGTTAGTCGAAATCACCGATGAAGGGCCAGGATTTAACCCCGAAGCCGTTCCAGATTGCACGGCCGACGAGAACCTGGAACGTCCAAGCGGGCGCGGTATCATGTTAATGCGTAACTACATGACTCGCGTTGAATATGTCGACGGCGGCTGCCGCGTCGTCCTGGAGAAACACCGGGGGAAAATCGCGAACGACGAATGA
- a CDS encoding STAS domain-containing protein translates to MAGHRRIEVAQVGDVTVVRFVDRKILDETNIQELGTELFKLVEVEKRKNLLLNFANVEFLSSAALGKLITLDKKVKTNGGRLKLSNIRPEIYEVFAITKLNKLFDIKDDEADALAAF, encoded by the coding sequence ATGGCCGGTCACCGGCGAATTGAAGTGGCCCAGGTGGGCGATGTCACCGTGGTGCGGTTTGTCGATCGTAAAATCTTGGACGAAACCAATATCCAAGAATTGGGAACTGAACTGTTCAAGCTGGTGGAAGTCGAAAAGCGGAAGAATCTGCTGCTAAACTTTGCCAACGTCGAGTTTCTTTCGAGCGCGGCCTTGGGAAAGCTCATTACGCTGGACAAGAAGGTGAAAACCAACGGCGGCCGGCTAAAGTTGAGCAACATTCGCCCGGAAATTTACGAAGTGTTCGCCATCACCAAGCTAAACAAGTTGTTCGACATTAAAGACGACGAAGCCGACGCCCTGGCAGCGTTTTAG
- the ilvD gene encoding dihydroxy-acid dehydratase encodes MLNKYSSRITQPKSQGASQAMLYGTGMTEADMSKPQVGIAAMWYEGNTCNMHLNDLAGHAKDGVEKAGMVGLRFCTIGVSDGISMGTEGMCYSLQSRDLIADSIETVMHAQWYDANICIPGCDKNMPGCLMAMARVNRPALMIYGGTIKPGHMPKTGAGGHAEGEALDIVSAFQCFGEAITGRIDEETRKTIVKTACPGAGACGGMYTANTMASAIEALGMSLPYSASLPAVDPGKIDECHRTGEAIRQLLQRDLKPRDIMTRRAFENAMVVVMALGGSTNAVLHLIAMARAAEVELTIDDFQKVSNRVPLLADLKPSGHFVQEDLHNVGGTPGVMKYLLENGYMDGDCMTVTGKTLGENLATLPGLKAGQTVIASLEKPLKKTAHIQILRGNLAPDGAVAKITGKEGERFAGPAKVFDSEEGMLAALEQKRIGKGDVIVIRYEGPKGGPGMPEMLTPTSAIMGAGLGKDVALLTDGRFSGGSHGFIVGHITPEAQEAGAIGLVKDGDRIVIDAANNRIDVEVTDDELARRRSAWKAPPYKATRGTLHKYVKNVKSASLGCVTDE; translated from the coding sequence ATGCTCAACAAATACAGTTCCCGCATTACGCAGCCCAAAAGCCAAGGCGCTTCGCAAGCCATGCTTTACGGCACCGGCATGACTGAAGCCGATATGTCGAAGCCGCAAGTCGGCATTGCCGCGATGTGGTACGAAGGAAACACATGTAACATGCATCTCAATGACCTCGCAGGGCACGCCAAAGACGGGGTAGAGAAGGCGGGCATGGTTGGGTTGCGGTTTTGTACGATCGGGGTCAGCGACGGCATCTCGATGGGAACCGAAGGGATGTGCTATTCGCTGCAATCGCGCGATTTGATTGCCGACTCGATCGAGACGGTGATGCACGCCCAATGGTACGACGCCAACATCTGCATTCCTGGCTGCGACAAGAATATGCCGGGGTGCCTCATGGCAATGGCCCGCGTGAATCGCCCGGCCTTGATGATTTACGGCGGCACAATCAAGCCCGGACACATGCCGAAGACTGGCGCCGGCGGCCATGCCGAAGGAGAGGCGCTCGATATCGTTTCGGCCTTCCAATGCTTTGGCGAGGCCATCACCGGCCGCATTGACGAGGAAACTCGCAAGACAATCGTCAAAACGGCCTGCCCCGGCGCGGGCGCCTGTGGCGGCATGTACACTGCCAATACGATGGCCTCGGCAATCGAAGCGCTGGGAATGTCGCTGCCCTACAGCGCTTCGCTGCCGGCTGTCGATCCGGGCAAGATCGACGAATGCCATCGCACGGGCGAGGCAATTCGTCAGTTACTCCAGCGCGATTTGAAACCGCGCGACATCATGACGCGCAGGGCGTTCGAGAACGCCATGGTCGTCGTGATGGCACTGGGCGGCTCGACGAACGCGGTGCTGCATCTAATCGCCATGGCTCGCGCTGCGGAAGTGGAGCTGACGATCGACGATTTCCAGAAAGTGAGCAATCGCGTGCCACTACTCGCGGATCTTAAGCCTAGCGGCCACTTCGTGCAGGAAGATTTGCACAACGTCGGCGGCACACCCGGCGTGATGAAATATTTGCTCGAAAATGGCTATATGGACGGCGATTGCATGACCGTCACCGGCAAAACACTAGGTGAGAATCTGGCGACGTTGCCAGGGTTGAAAGCCGGTCAAACGGTGATTGCCTCGCTCGAAAAACCACTCAAGAAAACAGCGCACATCCAGATTCTACGCGGCAATCTCGCCCCCGATGGAGCGGTCGCCAAAATCACCGGCAAAGAAGGCGAACGATTCGCAGGCCCAGCCAAGGTGTTTGATTCGGAGGAAGGCATGCTCGCGGCGCTTGAACAGAAGCGGATCGGCAAAGGGGATGTCATTGTCATCCGATATGAAGGCCCCAAAGGTGGGCCAGGGATGCCGGAAATGCTGACCCCAACATCGGCCATTATGGGCGCAGGGCTGGGCAAAGACGTGGCCCTACTTACTGACGGTCGCTTTTCCGGTGGCTCGCACGGCTTTATCGTCGGTCATATTACGCCGGAAGCTCAAGAGGCAGGCGCGATCGGACTAGTGAAGGATGGCGACCGCATTGTGATCGACGCGGCAAACAACCGCATCGACGTGGAAGTGACCGACGACGAACTCGCCCGCCGCCGCTCCGCGTGGAAAGCGCCGCCCTACAAAGCGACCCGCGGCACGTTGCACAAATACGTTAAGAATGTCAAGAGTGCGTCGCTGGGGTGCGTGACGGATGAGTAA